CGGATGAGCGAAACAGAAAATGGCTTTACGCTCGGCTCCATGGTCGGCCAGCGGCACCCTGCCCGGCTGAGGGAGTACGGTATCGCTATGACCCCAACGCTGTAGGGGCCGATTGCTTTGATCGACCCTCTTACCGACCTGCCTTGCGTACAAAAAATTCTTTTCCAATCACGACTCGCTATTCACCAGCCACTGAAAAAGGGGAATGTGATTTTTTCATACCCCGTCACTAGTCACTAGTCTCTAGTCACTAGCCGATGGAAGCCAGCTGACGCTAGCGAAATAAAGACGCTGTGGATGATTTTTCACAGCGCCTTTACTCCCTATGTTTTTATCATTTATGGTCAGGCTGTTGTTTCCTGTTGGCAATTTTCACCAGGCTCAGCATCACGGGGACTTCTGTCAGCACGCCTACGGTGGTGGCCAGGGCGGCGGGGCTGGTGACTCCGAACAGGGCAATGGCCACGGCTACGGCCAGTTCGAAGAAGTTGGAGGCACCGATCATGCCGGCCGGAGCTGCAATGTCATGTGGCAGATGGAGCAGGTTGCTGGCGCCATAGGCGATGGCAAAGATCAGATAGGTCTGAAGGACCAGGGGAATGGCAATCAGCAGGATATGGAAGGGATTGGACAGGATGACCTGGGCCTGGGAACTGAAAATGATCACCAGGGTCAGCAGCAGTCCCCAGGTGGTTGCCTGATCGAATTTATGGACAAAGATCTGGTTGAAATAAACAGCACCTTTCCGCTCTATGACGCTGATTCGGGTCAGGATCCCTCCGGCCAGGGGAATCACTACGAACAGGAAGATGCTCAGGAACAGCACGCTGTAGGGAACAGTTACATGGGATACACCCAGCAGGTATTTGACAATAGGTACAAATGCCACCAGGATGATCAGATCATTGGTGGCTACTTGGACAACCGTATAAGCGGGATCTCCCTTGGTCAGGGTACTCCACACAAAGACCATGGCCGTACAGGGAGCTGCACCCAGGAGAACGGCCCCGGCCAGATATTGGGTGGCCAGTTCCTCTGGAATGAATCCGTGGAATCCATGATAAAAGAAGAAGGCAGCCAGACCATACATGGTAAAGGGTTTGATCAGCCAGTTGGTGATCCAGGTGACAAACAGTCCTTTGGGATGGCGCCCTACCTCACGGATGCTCTGGAAATCCACCTTCATCATCATGGGATAGATCATGATCCAGATCAGGATGGCAATGGGTATGGAAATCCCGTCAATCTGTAAATGGTCCAGGAATCGGGGAACAGCAGGCAGGAAATGGCCTATCAGGACTCCAGCCACCATGCAGAGGAATACCCAAAGAGAAAGATACCGTTGGAACGGGCTGATGCCCGGATCTTTACCTTCCTTCATTTTGTGACATCTCCTTTCATCTGATCCCGGAGGGACAGCACCTGGGACCGGATGGTTTCTATAATGGTACGGAACTCTGGATCTGGTTTGTTGGCCGGGTCAGGGATTTCCCAGGCCAGGGTCCTCACCCCGGGCAGTACCGGA
This region of Acidaminococcus timonensis genomic DNA includes:
- the arsB gene encoding ACR3 family arsenite efflux transporter, which codes for MKEGKDPGISPFQRYLSLWVFLCMVAGVLIGHFLPAVPRFLDHLQIDGISIPIAILIWIMIYPMMMKVDFQSIREVGRHPKGLFVTWITNWLIKPFTMYGLAAFFFYHGFHGFIPEELATQYLAGAVLLGAAPCTAMVFVWSTLTKGDPAYTVVQVATNDLIILVAFVPIVKYLLGVSHVTVPYSVLFLSIFLFVVIPLAGGILTRISVIERKGAVYFNQIFVHKFDQATTWGLLLTLVIIFSSQAQVILSNPFHILLIAIPLVLQTYLIFAIAYGASNLLHLPHDIAAPAGMIGASNFFELAVAVAIALFGVTSPAALATTVGVLTEVPVMLSLVKIANRKQQPDHK